In Flammeovirga kamogawensis, the sequence TGTGGACTAGACCATGCATTGCTTGAAGAATAATTGTGATGTTCTGTTAACCAAATTCTAGAAAAACCTAAACGGTCAGCATACTCAGCATACTCCATGACATCAAGAATCTTTCCCGTACTACTATAGTCAGTTTTCCTAATACCAAAGTCTAGTAATCCAAGTTTAATTTTTTGTTCCATTACTTAAAGTGAAAATTAATATTATCAATGATGAATAATAAGATGATTAAATACTATAAACCTCTATTTTACATAACGATTAATAATAAATGAACAATATTAAAAGGATATACTGTTAATAGCACAACATTAATCATTTTCTTTACGGACTTATAAGTAAAAACTAATCTAGAATAAATAATTCATTCCATTTATCAGTGCTATCTTTATTCAAGAATGAAAGTAAGCTTAGTAAAGTACCTCCTCCACCTTCTAAAAGGCATGATTGATTCTTAGTTTTAAGCATTTTGATTTGCTCTTCAATATTTTCCAATGTAAATGATAACCAATAAGCACTCGCTTCAAAGAAAATGTTCTTATTGGTCTTTTTATAAAAACTATTAAAGATATAAGCTACTCCAGCAGATCCATGGCAGAAAAATGAAGTTCCAATTTTAGCAGTTTCTATATTTCTAATATAAGCTACTCTAGTTGAAATCTCAGTTGCTCTTTCTATATAATTGGGGTTGTTAAATATCTTCCCTAACTTAAAGTACATCACGGCAAAATTAAGATCTCCAAAACACCATGCTAATCGAGAATCATAAAACTCTAAATTTGCAGGGTCATCAAGAGGTAAAGTATCAATAAAACTCACTGCATATAAAGAGTTACCGTTCGTTTCTTCTAACTTTCTTTTCTTCCCTTCTATATATTTTACCCCTTGCTCAATGATATATTGTATTTTTTCCTTTTTTAGTCCCTTCTCATAAGCGTGACTTAATATGATAAGTTGACCAGCAAGACCATGAGCTAAACCTAAGTTATACTCTTCTTCAACCGCCTCAAATAACACAGTATTTATCATTCGAAGGCCCTGTTCATCAATTTTAGCTTTTGTAAAATAGGCATCAATTATCTTGTTACAACGTTCTACATTGATCTCACTTTCAATTCTTTTTAAGAAAAAATATAAAATTCCTAAACCACCATGTAAATAATCACTTTTACCTACTTTTATTGATTTATAACCTAAATTAAAAATATAATCTTCAATAGCAGATAAATTTTCTTGCACATCAAATACAATGAGATCATTTTTTTGTAAATGATTAAATAGATAGCAAACTCCAGTTAAACCATTAAAATAAGAGAACATATTTTTTAAGGAAAAGCTTTGCTCATTTAATATATCAATTATCGTTTCCACTAGTTCATTACCTTTCTCAATATATGTGGAATCATTTAGATAGCTTCCAGCATAAAAGTTACAAATGGTTAATGTTGACAATCCATTTCCTAAACTTATATCTTTTGATTTTTCTACTGCTTTTATATTAGTGTTTAGTGTCACCAATAAAGACTCGATTTTGCTATATATTTTTTCAAGCTGAGTATTAATATTTTGATTTAAAATTGACATTAGCATTTAAATATATGAATATCAACTATTTAAACTATTTTAAACGACTGATAAATAGACTTTTTATATAACAAAGAAATTATCTATTGTAAAAAAAGTTTAAAATACATAAAAGTAATACATATTTTATATGTGATTATCCCATTGAGGATTTGTCTATATAATAATAGTATGAAAGAGGTTTATAACAATTTTAAGATTTAGCAAGAATATAATTTCAATACGAAAATAAATGTTTAGACATAAAATATGTGATTTACATTGATTTGTAAAATTCAATTTGATAAATTAAAAATCATTTTATTTTATAATTTGGCATTTGTTGGCTATTTCATATCTCTATAAATCATGATTTCAATTTCACATGATATAGATTCTAACTTAATAAAGTTTGAGTTCTCTTTAAATGAAAGTTTTAAGGTTTTTGATTGAGGTCATTTTTAATGAAAGATTTATTTAAAATTAGTTTTCTAGTATTTAGTTATTACAATAATATATTTTTTTTTAAAATTCACAAATTATATTGAAATTTTTTCTTCTTAGGCTACATAAATTTTAGTATTAAACTTTATCAAACATAGGAGGTTCTGATTCACAATAGGTGTACAAGCATTACAACGAATATCATCACATCTTCAATTAGAATATTCCACTTCATCTTTGTTTCGTTTTGCTCAATTGTTTCAAGCTATCTTCCAATTCTTGTTTTTGGAGAGTAGCTTGTTGCTGTTTTAGTTGGGAGAGTGAGGGGTAGGTTTGTTAGAAAGCTACTCCTTGGAGAAAGGGGAATGATATGTAAAAGAGCTGTCTAAAAGATTATTTTTTTAAGTTACAAAGGCCATCAATTAGTTTCCCTTCTTGGCCGTACATAATAGATAGAGTTCTCCACAACCTAAAATATTAGATTGTGGAGAAAATTTTATTGTTTTAAGAACTTTGTTTTTTTAGACAGTTTTCCTGTCTTGATTTCAATAATATATAATCCTTTTATAAAAGAAGAGATATCCATTGTATAAGTGGAGTTATAAATATTTAATTG encodes:
- a CDS encoding lanthionine synthetase LanC family protein, with translation MSILNQNINTQLEKIYSKIESLLVTLNTNIKAVEKSKDISLGNGLSTLTICNFYAGSYLNDSTYIEKGNELVETIIDILNEQSFSLKNMFSYFNGLTGVCYLFNHLQKNDLIVFDVQENLSAIEDYIFNLGYKSIKVGKSDYLHGGLGILYFFLKRIESEINVERCNKIIDAYFTKAKIDEQGLRMINTVLFEAVEEEYNLGLAHGLAGQLIILSHAYEKGLKKEKIQYIIEQGVKYIEGKKRKLEETNGNSLYAVSFIDTLPLDDPANLEFYDSRLAWCFGDLNFAVMYFKLGKIFNNPNYIERATEISTRVAYIRNIETAKIGTSFFCHGSAGVAYIFNSFYKKTNKNIFFEASAYWLSFTLENIEEQIKMLKTKNQSCLLEGGGGTLLSLLSFLNKDSTDKWNELFILD